Proteins encoded by one window of Manduca sexta isolate Smith_Timp_Sample1 unplaced genomic scaffold, JHU_Msex_v1.0 HiC_scaffold_3968, whole genome shotgun sequence:
- the LOC119193322 gene encoding prolyl endopeptidase-like gives MVGSGAEVTDCGRYLIVSPVRDCRDNLLFYADLSKHPNIDGLLPLTQIVHKFEADYEYVTNEGSVCIFRTNRNAPNYRLIKIDLHNPAEENWETLIPEHQSDVLDWASAVDHDKLVIHYIRDVKSVLQLHSMKTGELLQSFHLDVGSVVGFSGKNQTEIFYHFMSFLTPGVIYHVDFTKQPYSPQSQQVACILEYFC, from the exons ATGGTCGGCAGCGGCGCGGAGGTGACGGACTGCGGGCGGTACCTGATCGTGTCGCCGGTGCGGGACTGCCGCGACAACCTGCTGTTCTACGCGGACCTCAGCAAGCACCCCAACATCGACGGCCTGCTGCCGCTCACGCAGATCGTGCACAAGTTCGAGGCCGATTATGAG TACGTCACAAATGAAGGCTCAGTGTGCATATTCCGCACGAACAGAAACGCTCCCAACTACAGACTGATCAAGATAGACCTGCACAATCCCGCGGAAGAGAATTGGGAGACTCTTATACcg gAACACCAAAGTGACGTGCTGGACTGGGCGTCGGCTGTCGACCACGATAAATTAGTGATACATTACATTAGAGATGTTAAg AGCGTGTTACAACTGCATAGCATGAAGACCGGCGAATTGCTGCAGTCGTTCCACTTGGACGTGGGCTCGGTGGTCGGCTTCTCCGGCAAGAACCAGACGGAGATATTCTACCACTTCATGTCGTTCCTCACGCCCGGCGTCATATACCACGTCGACTTCACCAAACAACCTTACTCTCCG CAGTCGCAACAAGTTGCATGTATATTAGAATATTTCTGCTAG